In a genomic window of Candidatus Zixiibacteriota bacterium:
- a CDS encoding Uxx-star family glutaredoxin-like (seleno)protein gives MKNVTIYTKPGCPYCAAAKEHYTGQGISFKEIDVYSSDEAKEEALRLSAGKAIVPIIVENGKVTVGFGGG, from the coding sequence ATGAAAAATGTCACCATTTACACGAAGCCGGGTTGCCCTTATTGTGCCGCGGCCAAAGAGCATTACACGGGTCAGGGTATCTCTTTCAAGGAGATTGATGTCTATTCTTCGGATGAAGCCAAAGAGGAAGCTCTCAGGCTGTCCGCTGGAAAAGCCATAGTGCCGATTATCGTAGAGAACGGAAAAGTAACCGTTGGCTTTGGTGGGGGCTGA